In Physeter macrocephalus isolate SW-GA unplaced genomic scaffold, ASM283717v5 random_611, whole genome shotgun sequence, one DNA window encodes the following:
- the NPHS1 gene encoding nephrin, protein MERDPEQDRGRRRGRAVVRVGAAGRGPGAAPRLPIRTPLLLTGLLTTGLAQVAVPASAPRGFWALPENLTVVEGTAAELWCGVSAPGSTVQWAKDGLLLGPDPRIPSFPRYRLQGDPTKGEFHLHIEACDLSDDAGYECQVSRSETGPELVSPRVILSILVPPKVLQLTPEAGSTVTWVAGQEYLVSCVSGDAKPAPDISFLLSGQRISDISANVNEGSQEKLFTTEATARVTPQSSDNGQLLVCEGSSPALDTPIKASVTVNVLFPPGPPVIEWPGLEEGHARAGQNLELLCTARGGNPLATLQWLKNGQPVSTAWGTEHAQAVARSTLVMIVRPEDHGARLSCEAYNSVSTGIQERGVTLQVTFPPSAITILGSASQSENKNVTLSCITKSSRPRVLLRWWLGWRQLLPTEETVMDGLHGGHISMSNLTFLARREDNGLTLTCEAFSEAFTKETFKKSLTLNVKYPAQKLWIEGPPEGQRLRAGTRVRLVCLAIGGHPDPSLTWYKDSRTVTEPRPPQEPRRVQLGSLEKSGSTFSRELVLITGPSDNQAKFTCKAGQLSASTQLVVQFPPTNVTILANASALRPGDALNLTCVSVSSNPPVNLSWDKEGERLEGVAATARSAPFRGSAAARSVLLRMSSRDHGHRVTCRAHSTELRETVSAFYRLNVLYPPEFLGEQVLVVTAVEQGEALLPVSVSANPVPEAFNWTFRGYRLSPAGGPRHRILSGGALQLWNVTRADDGLYQLHCQNSEGTAEALVRLDVHYAPIIRALQDPTEVNIGGSVDIVCTVDANPILPEMFNWERLGEEEEDQSLEDMEKISKGSTGRLRIHHAKLTQAGAYQCIVDNGVAPPARGLVRLVVRFAPHVEHPSPLTKVAAAGDSTSSATLHCRARGVPNIVFTWTKNGVPLDLQDPRYTEHTYHQSGVHSSLLTIANVSAAQDYALFTCTATNPLGSDHTDIQLVSISRPDPPLGLKVVSMTPYSVGLEWKPGFDGGLPQSFQVRYEALGTPGFLYTNVLPPQATTFTLTGLQASTRYRVWLLASNALGDSGLADKGT, encoded by the exons ATGGAAAGGGACCCAGAGCAAGACAGAGGCAGGCGCAGGGGGCGGGCAGTGGTCCGTGTGGGAGCCGCAGGCAGAGGGCCTGGGGCGGCTCCGAGGCTCCCCATCAGGACGCCGCTGCTCCTTACGGGGCTGCTGACGACAG gcctggcccaggtgGCAGTCCCTGCCTCAGCCCCCCGAGGCTTCTGGGCTCTGCCTGAAAACTTGACGGTGGTGGAGGGGACTGCCGCTGAGCTGTGGTGTGGGGTCAGCGCCCCTGGCAGCACGGTCCAATGGGCCAAAGATGGGCTGCTCCTAGGCCCCGATCCTAGGATCCCCAGTTTCCCGCGGTATCGCCTGCAAGGGGACCCTACGAAAG GTGAATTCCACCTGCATATTGAAGCATGTGACCTCAGCGACGACGCGGGGTATGAGTGCCAGGTCAGCCGCTCAGAAACAGGCCCTGAGCTCGTGTCGCCCAGAGTGATCCTCTCCATCCTGG TGCCCCCCAAGGTGCTTCAGCTGACCCCCGAGGCAGGGAGCACGGTCACGTGGGTAGCTGGGCAGGAGTACTTGGTCAGCTGTGTGTCTGGGGATGCAAAGCCAGCACCTGACATCTCCTTCCTCCTGA GTGGACAAAGAATTTCTGACATCTCTGCTAATGTGAATGAGGGATCCCAGGAGAAACTCTTCACCACAGAGGCCACAGCCAG GGTGACACCCCAGAGCTCGGATAACGGGCAGTTACTGGTCTGTGAGGGGTCCAGCCCAGCTTTGGACACCCCTATCAAGGCTTCAGTCACCGTGAATGTTCTGT TCCCCCCAGGACCCCCTGTCATTGAGTGGCCAGGCCTGGAAGAGGGGCACGCGAGGGCAGGGCAGAACCTGGAGCTGCTGTGCACGGCCCGAGGGGGGAATCCGTTAGCCACACTGCAGTGGCTGAAG AACGGCCAGCCAGTGTCCACAGCCTGGGGCACAGAGCACGCTCAGGCAGTGGCCCGCAGCACGTTAGTGATGATCGTGCGGCCGGAAGACCATGGGGCGAGGCTCAGCTGCGAGGCCTACAACAGCGTATCTACAGGGATCCAGGAACGTGGGGTCACGCTGCAGGTCACCT TTCCCCCCAGTGCCATTACCATCCTGGGCTCTGCATCCCAGTCTGAGAACAAGAACGTGACACTCTCCTGCATCACCAAGTCCAGTCGCCCAAGGGTCCTACTGCGATGGTGGCTGGGCTGGCGGCAGCTGCTGCCCACAGAGGAGACGGTCATGGAT GGCCTGCATGGTGGCCACATCTCCATGTCTAACCTGACATTCCTGGCGCGACGGGAGGACAATGGTCTGACCCTCACATGTGAGGCCTTTAGTGAGGCCTTCACCAAGGAGACCTTCAAGAAGTCACTCACCCTGAATGTGAAAT ATCCTGCCCAGAAGCTATGGATTGAGGGCCCCCCAGAGGGGCAGCGTCTCCGGGCTGGGACCCGGGTGAGGCTGGTATGTTTGGCCATTGGAGGCCATCCAGACCCTTCCCTCACCTGGTACAAG GACTCGCGCACAGTGACCGAACCGCGGCCGCCCCAGGAGCCACGGCGGGTGCAGCTGGGAAGTCTGGAGAAGTCCGGGAGCACCTTCTCCCGAGAGCTGGTGCTGATCACCGGTCCGTCGGACAACCAGGCCAAGTTCACGTGCAAAGCCGGCCAGCTCAGCGCGTCCACGCAGCTCGTGGTGCAGT TCCCCCCAACTAATGTGACGATCCTGGCCAACGCGTCGGCGCTGCGCCCCGGGGATGCCTTAAACCTGACGTGCGTCAGCGTTAGCAGCAACCCTCCGGTCAACTTGTCGTGGGACAAGGAGGGGGAGAG GCTGGAGGGTGTGGCCGCCACGGCCCGGAGTGCTCCATTCAGAGGCTCCGCCGCCGCTAGGAGCGTCCTTCTGAGAATGTCATCCCGCGACCACGGCCACCGCGTGACCTGCCGTGCCCACAGCACCGAGCTACGGGAAACCGTGAGCGCGTTCTACCGCCTCAACGTGCTGT ACCCTCCAGAGTTCCTGGGTGAGCAGGTGCTTGTGGTGACCGCGGTGGAGCAGGGCGAGGCACTGCTGCCCGTGTCCGTGTCTGCCAACCCCGTCCCGGAGGCCTTCAACTGGACCTTCCGCGGCTACCGCCTCAGCCCAG CTGGCGGCCCCCGGCATCGTATCCTGTCTGGTGGAGCTCTGCAGCTATGGAACGTGACCCGCGCTGACGATGGCCTCTACCAGCTGCACTGCCAGAACTCAGAGGGCACCGCTGAAGCTCTCGTGAGGCTGGACGTACACT ATGCTCCCATCATCCGAGCTCTCCAAGACCCCACTGAAGTGAATATTGGGGGCTCTGTGGACATAGTCTGCACTGTTGACGCCAATCCCATCCTTCCTGAGATGTTCAACTGGGAGAGGCTG ggagaagaggaggaggaccaGAGCCTGGAGGACATGGAGAAGATATCAAAGGGGTCCACAGGGCGTCTTCGGATTCACCATGCCAAGTTGACCCAGGCTGGTGCTTACCAGTGCATTGTGGACAATGGGGTGGCACCTCCAGCCAGAGGGCTGGTCCGTCTTGTTGTCAGAT TTGCCCCCCACGTGGAGCATCCCTCTCCTCTAACTAAAGTGGCTGCAGCTGGAGACAGCACTAGTTCTGCCACCCTCCACTGTCGTGCCCGAGGTGTCCCCAATATCGTCTTCACTTGGACCAAAAACGGGGTCCCTCTGGATCTCCAGGATCCCAG GTACACAGAGCACACATACCACCAGAGTGGTGTCCACAGCAGCCTCCTGACCATTGCCAACGTGTCCGCAGCCCAGGATTATGCTCTCTTCACGTGCACAGCCACCAACCCCCTCGGCTCGGACCACACCGATATTCA